The following are from one region of the Etheostoma spectabile isolate EspeVRDwgs_2016 chromosome 2, UIUC_Espe_1.0, whole genome shotgun sequence genome:
- the LOC116697144 gene encoding bromodomain-containing protein 4 isoform X2, translated as MGDGLEAGSSQNPPSAPPPLAFNPPPPEAWNPSRPKRQTNQLQYLLKDVLKTLWKHHFAWPFQAPVDAIKLGLPDYYKIIKIPMDMGTIKKRLENHYYWNAHECIQDFNTMFTNCYIYNKPGDDIVLMAEALEKVFFQKITQMPQEEKEIAVVTKGRRGGRREPGLISKSDSGQDSSSPSTTPHTQSFSSPSTTPQTRAPPTSQGPPVLSLAQPLNLPLAQPQPPRVPLTPTSHAPHLGPPFPLSTADVLAQGMTSVPPPAPTHPGLHPAPMLQSSPALIKQRKSQKRKADTTTPTANDQLSESSPVSAEIRQRRESIRPSKTPKKDTSQPDSQHHLGGSLEAAGTVTPKRQEQLRFCSRLVREMLSKKHVAYAWPFYKPVDAKALGLHDYHDIIKHPMDLSNIKKKLDNRQYRDAQEFAADVRLMFSNCYKYNPPDHDVVGMARNLQDVFEMRFAKMPDEPEEPAPVPTPSSALHPAPSTRQAPPPPAASEDDSSSSSESESSGGDSDHERQHRLAELQEQLKAVHEQLAALSQPPAIKPKKKEREKKEKEREKEKKKEKHKKKMVAEEHAEAPPSVVLQTSKKNKSSKEPIVKKERKKPGKKEGVKNSRPVVPPPPGPTPLVPSASLEAEEELDVFGGMSSEKCEPMSYEEKRQLSLDINKLPGDKLGRVVHIIQTREPSLKNSNPDEIEIDFETLKPSTLRELEKYVSSCLKKKKKPSVEKPLEMTNVTKVKTESSSSGSSDSSDSEDSDNGLVPKLQKKILTNKDTKRLQNLSVSTGGGPAALQPQPQPQPQTQPQVVQSKPPFVPPPPVQSLDSSQLMGSGFDPLAQFMNPHLAQPNPTITTAGATVVSGLFNANPPTGQTPAETLPFLNQHPIIPSPAIHNALPQQPSRPSNRAAPLPPKPSLPPPSSLPSLPPSSSLKLQPSLPLALPQPVPRPRVPSPTSHGILGTLSAQPPQALLEDDEEPTPISSQTPPLSQVHSFLQSLQARPTAQPQPQTLHAHTHTPAHGAPQLMPPMHMQAVTTAIPALTQRHSSGHAHMRQPFPHTHTSTSQHQKGVALQQKVQQMPQHQQHQQQPSPRSKAEPFPTGVLRESPSPLMMHSPQMPQFHPMGQQSPSQTKKHEPRSNLVAVKEEKLSQSPVLPPSPFSPAMRQDTHKHDSKHRLDLKPMDGSRPGSRLPDSPAPPCSQKDNKIKQEPKTPIAPKKTQLKNMGSWASLAQRSQSTPASSVRSSSDSFEQFRRAAREKEERERQLKAQAEQARREQEKQRNRDDDDTPTVEQPRRVQEDARRRQEQQSPLAPTPPASTPPTHSPQAPPTQPQPPPPPSSAAQNTLDQREMARRREQERRRREAMADTIDINFQSDLMAIFEENLF; from the exons ATGGGAGACGGACTGGAGGCTGGCAGCAGCCAGAACCCTCCCTCCGCCCCACCGCCTCTCGCCTTCAACCCTCCACCACCTGAAGCATGGAACCCCTCCAGACCCAAACGGCAGACCAACCAGCTACAG TACCTGCTAAAAGATGTGTTGAAGACATTGTGGAAACACCACTTTGCATGGCCCTTCCAAGCTCCTGTTGATGCCATCAAACTTGGTTTACCT GACTACTACAAGATCATCAAGATACCTATGGACATGGGCACGATAAAAAAGCGTTTGGAGAACCACTACTACTGGAATGCCCACGAGTGTATCCAAGACTTCAACACAATGTTCACTAACTGCTACATCTACAACAAG cCTGGGGATGATATTGTCCTAATGGCGGAGGCCTTGGAAAAGGTCTTTTTCCAGAAGATCACACAGATGCCccaggaggagaaggagattgCTGTTGTCACCAAGGGGCGCCGAGGGGGCAGACGGGAGCCTG GTCTGATCTCCAAGTCCGATTCAGGCCAAGACTCATCCTCCCCCtccaccaccccacacacacagagcttctCATCCCCTTCAACCACCCCGCAGACCCGTGCCCCACCCACCTCTCAAGGCCCTCCCGTCCTGTCCCTGGCCCAGCCTCTGAATCTGCCCCTGGCCCAGCCTCAGCCCCCACGCGTGCCTCTTACTCCCACTTCCCACGCACCCCATCTGGGACCTCCGTTTCCTCTCTCAACGGCTGACGTCCTGGCCCAGGGCATGACCTCTGTTCCCCCTCCAGCCCCAACGCACCCAGGCCTCCATCCCGCCCCGATGCTGCAGAGCTCCCCCGCCCTCATAAAG CAAAGGAAGAGCCAGAAGAGGAAAGcagacaccaccacacccacTGCCAATGACCAGCTCAGCGAATCATCTCCTGTCTCTGCTGAGATTCGGCAGCGGCGAGAGAGCATTCGCCCATCCAAGACGCCCAAAAAAGACACGTCGCAGCCGGATTCTCAGCATCATCTGGGAGGCAGTTTGGAGGCAGCAGGGACGGTTACGCCGAAGCGTCAGGAGCAGTTGCGTTTCTGCTCACGTCTCGTCAGAGAGATGCTGTCTAAGAAACACGTAGCATATGCCTGGCCCTTCTACAAGCCCGTTGATGCAAAAGCTCTAGGCCTCCACGACTACCACGACATCATCAAGCACCCCATGGATCTCAGCAACATCAAG AAAAAGCTGGACAACAGGCAGTACAGAGACGCTCAAGAATTTGCAGCAGACGTCCGGTTGATGTTCTCCAACTGTTACAAGTACAATCCCCCAGACCATGATGTGGTTGGCATGGCGCGCAATTTACAG GACGTGTTTGAGATGCGTTTTGCCAAAATGCCTGATGAGCCAGAGGAGCCCGCCCCTGTTCCCACCCCGTCATCGGCCCTCCACCCTGCCCCCTCCACTCGACAAGCCccacctcctcctgctgcttcGGAAGACGACAGCTCCAGTTCCTCTGAATCCGAGTCCTCTGGAGGAGATTCAGACCATGAACGGCAACACCGATTGGCTGAGTTACAGGAACAG CTTAAAGCTGTCCATGAACAGCTGGCAGCACTCTCCCAGCCCCCAGCCATCAAGCccaagaagaaagagagggagaagaaggagaaggaaagggagaaggagaagaaaaaagaaaagcacaagaAGAAGATGGTAGCCGAGGAACATGCAGAGGCCCCTCCTTCTGTGGTGCTTCAGACTTCTAAGAAAAACAAGAGCAGCAAGGAGCCAATCGTtaagaaggaaaggaaaaagccTGG GAAGAAagaaggagttaaaaacagtcgCCCAGTTGTGCCTCCTCCACCGGGGCCAACCCCTCTCGTCCCCTCGGCCTCCCTGGAAGCAGAGGAGGAATTGG ATGTATTTGGAGGCATGTCCAGCGAGAAGTGTGAGCCGATGTCGTACGAGGAGAAGCGCCAGCTGAGCCTGGACATCAACAAGTTGCCCGGTGACAAATTGGGCCGTGTCGTGCACATAATTCAAACGCGTGAGCCCTCGCTGAAGAACTCCAACCCGGACGAGATCGAGATTGACTTTGAGACTCTGAAGCCCTCCACGTTGAGAGAGTTGGAGAAATACGTTTCCAGCTGcctcaagaaaaagaaaaagccatcAG TAGAGAAGCCTCTGGAAATGACAAATGTGACAAAGGTGAAGACGGAATCCTCATCATCAGGCAGCAGCGACTCCTCTGACAGTGAAGACTCTGACAATG GGCTGGTTCCCAAGCTGCAGAAGAAGATCCTCACTAACAAAGACACCAAGAGGCTGCAGAACCTGTCCGTCAGTACCGGTGGGGGTCCCGCCGCTCTTCAACCTCAACCTCAGCCCCAGCCCCAGACTCAGCCTCAAGTGGTCCAGTCCAAACCACCATTTGTCCCCCCTCCTCCTGTCCAGTCCCTGGACTCCTCACAGCTAATGGGTTCTGGATTCGATCCTCTGGCTCAATTTATGAACCCTCACCTGGCGCAACCCAATCCAACCATTACTACTGCCGGTGCCACCGTCGTGTCTGGCCTCTTCAACGCAAACCCACCCACTGGCCAGACGCCCGCTGAGACGCTCCCTTTCCTAAACCAACATCCCATCATACCTTCACCAG CGATCCATAACGCTCTTCCCCAGCAACCATCAAGACCTAGCAACCGAGCAGCGCCACTTCCTCCAAAACCCTCCTTGCCCCCCCCATCCTCGCTCCCCTCCTTACCTCCATCCTCCTCACTCAAGCTTCAACCCTCACTTCCACTTGCTCTCCCCCAGCCTGTCCCTCGCCCCCGTGTTCCTTCACCCACATCACACGGCATTTTGGGTACCCTTTCTGCACAACCTCCCCAGGCCCTGCTGGAGGACGACGAAGAGCCGACACCCATCAGTTCACAAACCCCACCCCTCAGTCAAGTTCACAGCTTCTTGCAGTCGCTCCAAGCTCGACCCACCGCGCAGCCTCAACCACAGACGctacacgcgcacacacatacgcCGGCGCACGGCGCCCCTCAGCTGATGCCGCCGATGCACATGCAGGCTGTGACAACAGCCATTCCCGCcctgacacagagacacagctcAGGTCACGCGCACATGCGCCAGCCTTTCCCACATACACATACGTCAACGTCGCAGCACCAGAAGGGGGTGGCCCTGCAGCAGAAGGTACAACAGATGCCGCAACATCAGCAACATCAACAACAGCCATCACCACGGAGCAAAGCAGAGCCTTTCCCGACAG GTGTCCTGCGTGAGAGTCCTTCCCCCCTGATGATGCATTCTCCTCAGATGCCTCAGTTCCATCCAATGGGACAGCAGTCACCCTCACAGACCAAGAAACAT gaGCCGAGGTCCAATCTGGTGGCGGTCAAAGAAGAAAAGCTTTCCCAGTCGCCTGTTCTGCCCCCCTCGCCCTTCAGCCCTGCCATGCgccaagacacacacaaacacgacaGCAAACATA GATTAGACCTGAAGCCAATGGATGGTTCTCGCCCCGGTTCCCGCCTACCAGACTCCCCAGCACCACCCTGCTCgcagaaagacaacaaaatcaagcAAGAGCCCAAAACTCCTATTGCTCCCAAGAAGACACAG TTAAAGAACATGGGTTCCTGGGCCAGCCTGGCTCAGAGGTCCCAGTCCACGCCGGCCTCCTCCGTGCGCTCTTCCAGCGACAGCTTCGAGCAGTTCAGACGGGCAGCcagggagaaggaggagagagagagacagctgaAAGCACAGGCCGAACAGGCTCGGAGAGAGCAAGAAAAGCAACG taaCCGTGACGATGACGACACCCCCACCGTGGAGCAGCCTCGTCGAGTGCAAGAAGATGCCCGCCGTCGCCAGGAGCAACAGTCCCCGCTTGCTCCCACACCTCCGGCTTCCACCCCGCCCACTCACTCCCCACAGGCCCCGCCCACTCAGCCACAGCCCCCACCCCCGCCCTCCTCCGCTGCTCAGAACACACTCGACCAGAGGGAGATGGCACGCCGCCGCGAGCAGGAGAGGCGCAGGAGAGAGGCG ATGGCCGACACCATTGACATCAACTTCCAGAGCGACCTGATGGCCATTTTTGAAGAGAATTTGTTTTGA